The DNA segment TCAAGCTTAACCTTGGGAAGAAAATCGACGGCATATTCCGCGCCGCGATAGGTTTCGGTGTGCCCCTTTTGGCGGCCGAAGCCGCGCACTTCGGTTACCGTCATGCCTTGCACGCCTTTGGCACTGAGCGCGTTTTTTACTTCTTCCAATTTGAAGTGCCGGATTACCGCCTCGATCTTTTTCACGGGAATTCTCCTGGATCAGGAATCTATTTGTGAGTGAGAAGGATTTACCGCCGTTTTAGTAGCGCTCCGCTCCGATGGTGCATGCACCATCGGAGCGAGACGTCAACGTGATTGACTTTACCTTGCAGAACGTTTGACAGAAACTAGGAGCTACCGGTGTGCTCGAAATCGGGCCAGCCCAGGGCGCCCATTTCAGGCATATCGAGACCTTCGATTTCGGTTTCCCTGCTGACACGAAGCGGCGTGATTAGGTTGCTGAATTTGAACCAGATCATCGCCATCGCGAAACCGAATACGAAGACTACACCACAGTCGATGATCTGCGCTACGAGCTGACTAGGATCACCGTAGAACAGACCACGAACGCCATCGATTCCACCCGCTCCTGGTGCTTTAACCCAGGCATCGCGGACGACACCGTTCCAGCCAGCTCCGTACTGCCCGGTCGCTAGCAATCCGACCGACAAAACGCCCCACAAGCCACAAGCTCCGTGAACAGAAATGGCGCCTACGGGATCGTCGACACGAACCTTATCGAAGAAGGCGACGCTCCAGACCACAAGCACGCCGGCGACGGCCCCGATGATACAAGCGCCCATACTATTTACAAAGGCGGAAGGAGCTGTAATGGCGACTAAGCCCGCCAACATGCCGTTGCAAAGCATGGATGGATCAGGTTTCTTTCCTTGGACAAACATCATATAGCACATGGTTGCCAAGGCGCCTGTAACGCTGGCCAACATGGTGTTCACCACGACATGTGCAATCCGCAGATCGGAGCCTGCCAACGTGGAGCCGGGATTAAATCCGAACCAACCGAAGGCCAGAATAAAAGTACCGATGAGGGCCATAGGCAGACTGTGACCAGGGAACGCGTTAATTTTCCCATCAACATATTTGCCAATGCGCGGCCCGATACAGATTGCACCTGCCAGACCGATAATGCCACCCATGGCATGCACTACGCCGGAACCGGCAAAGTCGACGGCGCCATGCCCAAAGCCCCAGTTGACGCCCATTTGTGCGAGCCAACCTCCTCCCCATAGCCAGTTGGCATAGATGCAATACGGCAGCGCGACCCACAGACCATAGAGACAGAAGTTTTTCCACGTCCAACGTTCCGCCATGGCGCCCGTGGGAATGGTGGCGGTGGTGTCCATGAACACCATCATGAAGAAGAACAGCGCCATCACGCCGACATCGTCAACGCCCTG comes from the Pirellulales bacterium genome and includes:
- a CDS encoding P-II family nitrogen regulator, with the translated sequence MKKIEAVIRHFKLEEVKNALSAKGVQGMTVTEVRGFGRQKGHTETYRGAEYAVDFLPKVKLEVVADEKDAQSVIDAIVNAARTGQVGDGKIFVSSLTDVVRIRTGETNASAI
- a CDS encoding ammonium transporter, giving the protein MYGPFIRGECVMSNRRKWWQVLISRKPVIWFVAIVLGFVVSRSYVFSQDAKKAPDAAVPAAAAPAAATTAPAAAPAEAAAATPKLPDYFSSDLTKKDDSGLLFWPDATGGHAGVWATPAGDGKGDVPTTLSKEDNYDRISHNLFSINFVWTLVTGFLVMFMQAGFAMVEGGLCRSKNSAHTFAMNFMIYPLGCIAFYVYGFALGWGNWYNGPVPPGWYASLGPGTAVLNQGIGIGPDSSGNGAFKYGIVGTKGWCLQGVDDVGVMALFFFMMVFMDTTATIPTGAMAERWTWKNFCLYGLWVALPYCIYANWLWGGGWLAQMGVNWGFGHGAVDFAGSGVVHAMGGIIGLAGAICIGPRIGKYVDGKINAFPGHSLPMALIGTFILAFGWFGFNPGSTLAGSDLRIAHVVVNTMLASVTGALATMCYMMFVQGKKPDPSMLCNGMLAGLVAITAPSAFVNSMGACIIGAVAGVLVVWSVAFFDKVRVDDPVGAISVHGACGLWGVLSVGLLATGQYGAGWNGVVRDAWVKAPGAGGIDGVRGLFYGDPSQLVAQIIDCGVVFVFGFAMAMIWFKFSNLITPLRVSRETEIEGLDMPEMGALGWPDFEHTGSS